The Vicia villosa cultivar HV-30 ecotype Madison, WI linkage group LG1, Vvil1.0, whole genome shotgun sequence genome includes a region encoding these proteins:
- the LOC131603309 gene encoding uncharacterized protein LOC131603309 — protein sequence MASPKSRMIFRIMLVTLLLLLLFYIGRPLYWKFSATVYEIRNNKQTFRQGLSQIVIQGQKSLGWFSAPV from the exons ATGGCTTCACCAAAATCAAGAATGATATTCCGTATCATGTTGGTGACTCTACTGCTTCTCCTTCTCTTCTACATCGGTCGCCCTTTATACTGGAAATTCTCCGCTACCGTCTACGAAATTCGCAACAACAAGCAAACTTTCAGACAAG GTCTTTCCCAAATTGTTATACAAGGTCAGAAATCCCTCGGTTGGTTCAGTGCTCCGGTCTAA